The Brenneria rubrifaciens genome has a window encoding:
- a CDS encoding alkaline phosphatase — MKARWLLPLLFSTAIPAMTQAQAIYPIDRATMLAGGKFDFKVEFDEVLKPQDIRILINGKDYQQVLGKSATFVEREDGGNASTVWLRDVNLSAAGKYVVEAEANGKKTQVTWDVYQTPGKRKAKNVILFIGDGLSVAHRTGARILSKGVTEGKADGRLAIDDLQYMAFAGTSSTDSIAADSANTMSAYMTGHKSGVNALGVYVSRSKNSLEHPKQETLGELITRSTKMSVGVVSDAELEDATPAAVVSHTRRRSDKAEIVKMFYDVQPSVILGGGSAYFLPKSTPGSKRKDENNYVEKFQQAGYALATDADTLKKNASQATKVLGLFHTGNMDGVLDRRFLKNDVTKKFPNQPDLTEMTQAALDVLSKNKDGFFLMVESALIDKASHPLDWERSFYNTIMLDQSVALAQKFAEKNPDTLIIVTGDHTHGISIIGTVDDEKPGTEMREKVGVYEDAGYPNYKDANKDGYPDDVNVSKRLAVFFNNYPDYYETFRPKLDGTFVPAIKNEKDEYVANKAYEKVPGAVFREGILPRSVDSGVHSVDDMVIQASGPGAERIRGYMENSELFRVIVDSLAIKPQDKK, encoded by the coding sequence ATGAAAGCTCGTTGGTTACTGCCTTTACTGTTTTCTACCGCTATACCAGCAATGACGCAGGCTCAAGCCATTTATCCTATCGACCGCGCCACCATGCTGGCCGGCGGCAAATTCGATTTTAAAGTCGAGTTCGATGAAGTACTCAAGCCGCAAGATATCCGCATTCTGATCAATGGCAAGGATTACCAGCAGGTGCTGGGAAAATCCGCCACGTTTGTGGAACGTGAAGATGGCGGAAACGCCTCCACCGTGTGGCTGCGGGATGTGAATTTGTCGGCCGCGGGTAAATATGTGGTGGAAGCCGAGGCCAACGGTAAGAAAACACAGGTAACCTGGGACGTTTATCAAACGCCCGGCAAGCGCAAAGCTAAGAATGTGATTCTGTTTATCGGCGATGGTCTTTCCGTTGCCCACCGCACCGGAGCGCGTATTCTGTCCAAAGGCGTGACGGAAGGGAAAGCGGACGGCCGTCTGGCGATCGACGACCTGCAATACATGGCCTTCGCCGGGACATCCAGTACGGACTCTATCGCGGCGGACAGCGCCAATACCATGAGCGCCTATATGACGGGCCATAAATCCGGCGTGAATGCGCTGGGGGTTTATGTCAGCCGCAGTAAAAACTCGCTGGAGCACCCGAAACAGGAAACGCTGGGCGAATTGATTACCCGTTCCACCAAAATGTCCGTCGGTGTGGTCAGCGACGCCGAGCTTGAAGATGCGACCCCGGCCGCCGTGGTGTCTCATACCCGTCGCCGCTCTGATAAAGCTGAAATCGTCAAGATGTTCTATGACGTGCAGCCCAGCGTAATCCTGGGCGGCGGTTCGGCCTATTTCCTGCCCAAGAGTACGCCGGGCTCCAAACGTAAAGACGAAAACAACTACGTGGAAAAATTCCAGCAGGCAGGTTATGCGCTGGCGACCGATGCTGACACCCTGAAGAAGAATGCTTCGCAAGCCACCAAAGTGCTGGGGCTGTTTCACACCGGCAACATGGACGGCGTGCTGGACCGCCGATTCCTGAAAAATGATGTCACCAAAAAGTTCCCCAACCAACCGGATTTGACCGAGATGACGCAGGCGGCGCTGGATGTGCTGTCCAAAAACAAGGACGGTTTCTTCCTGATGGTGGAGTCGGCGCTGATCGACAAAGCTTCGCATCCGCTGGACTGGGAACGCTCGTTCTATAACACCATCATGCTGGATCAGTCGGTGGCGCTGGCGCAGAAGTTTGCCGAGAAAAACCCGGATACGCTGATCATCGTGACGGGCGACCATACGCACGGCATTTCTATTATCGGTACGGTTGATGATGAAAAACCGGGCACCGAGATGCGTGAAAAAGTCGGCGTATATGAAGACGCGGGCTACCCGAATTACAAAGACGCCAATAAAGACGGTTACCCTGACGATGTGAATGTTTCCAAACGTCTGGCGGTCTTCTTCAATAATTATCCTGACTACTACGAAACCTTCCGTCCGAAACTGGATGGCACCTTTGTGCCGGCCATTAAGAACGAGAAAGATGAGTACGTTGCGAACAAAGCCTATGAAAAAGTACCGGGCGCGGTGTTCCGCGAAGGTATCCTGCCGCGTTCTGTCGATAGCGGGGTTCATTCCGTGGACGACATGGTGATTCAGGCCAGCGGACCGGGCGCCGAGCGCATTCGGGGTTATATGGAGAACTCGGAATTGTTCCGCGTCATAGTGGATTCGCTGGCGATAAAACCGCAGGATAAAAAATAA
- a CDS encoding ABC transporter ATP-binding protein, producing MAELLIQGLSVTFPDTPGAVLDIPMLRIDAGEQVAVMGPSGSGKTTLVNAITGMDNRGEGRVQWARQDIRLLDEAGRDRWRAKHVGLVMQDFHLFPGLNALENVLLPAQFHHWRVPASLRRRAADLLGQVGLNTGKRPVDVLSRGEKQRVAVARALLGAPEIMVADEPTASLDSHSGEQIADLLVTLARNHHATLIAITHDMRLAAQMTRRIQLEKGRLVADNTSLEGRQ from the coding sequence ATGGCCGAGTTGTTGATTCAGGGGCTGAGCGTAACATTCCCCGATACGCCGGGCGCCGTGCTGGATATCCCGATGCTGCGTATTGACGCTGGCGAACAGGTCGCCGTCATGGGGCCGTCCGGCTCCGGTAAAACCACACTGGTCAATGCGATTACCGGGATGGATAACCGCGGCGAGGGCCGAGTGCAATGGGCGCGGCAGGATATCCGACTGCTTGATGAGGCGGGGCGGGATCGTTGGCGAGCCAAACATGTCGGGCTGGTGATGCAGGATTTCCATCTTTTCCCTGGTTTGAATGCACTGGAAAACGTATTGCTGCCCGCACAGTTTCATCACTGGCGCGTGCCTGCGTCGCTCCGACGGCGGGCTGCGGATTTGCTGGGACAGGTTGGGCTGAATACCGGCAAACGGCCGGTTGATGTGCTATCCCGTGGCGAAAAACAGCGGGTAGCGGTGGCCCGAGCCTTGCTCGGCGCCCCGGAAATCATGGTTGCGGATGAACCGACGGCGAGTCTGGACTCGCACAGCGGCGAGCAGATTGCCGATTTGCTGGTTACGCTGGCACGTAACCACCATGCCACGCTGATCGCCATTACCCACGATATGCGTCTGGCAGCGCAGATGACCCGCCGTATTCAACTGGAAAAAGGGCGCCTGGTGGCGGACAACACTTCACTGGAGGGAAGACAATGA
- a CDS encoding ABC transporter permease — protein sequence MIPWRLIWVDWRRLWPGVLVVVLLIAVATALSISVGLQERALRMGSAKAADRFDLVVGAPGSETQLVLSSVFLQPSALTLIPVSILDDLTKNPLVAWAAPVAFGDFYQGMPIVGTTPLLVTDNGKRPLAAGRVFNEGFEAVVGAQTGLTPGDTFSPIHGQVGAEGVHAHDAVTYTVVGVLPPDGSAWDKAILAPMDAVWRVHGIQPPDDAHETDTAQHSETDEQHDVQPAGADGQGGARQAGVPAIVVKPKSIAGAYQLRSLYRNSTTQAVFPGEVLVKLYGILGDIRELLAYITLGTQGLVGVAVAMVAVIHLRQRQKQIGALRAFGAPRYGVFALIWCGLMSLVSIGVMLGVAIGYAAARVIAVIMSEKSGFVLPVTLEQEDVTFVLILLLVAAAVLTIPAMLSYRQSPAAALRGE from the coding sequence ATGATTCCCTGGCGTCTTATTTGGGTGGACTGGCGGCGTCTGTGGCCGGGAGTGTTGGTCGTGGTGCTGCTGATTGCCGTGGCAACGGCGTTAAGTATTTCCGTTGGTTTACAGGAAAGAGCGCTGCGTATGGGTAGCGCCAAAGCCGCCGATCGTTTTGATCTGGTTGTCGGCGCGCCGGGCAGTGAAACGCAACTGGTGCTGTCGTCGGTTTTTTTACAGCCGTCAGCGCTGACGTTGATTCCCGTCAGCATACTGGATGATCTGACGAAAAATCCGCTGGTTGCCTGGGCTGCGCCGGTTGCCTTCGGCGATTTCTATCAGGGGATGCCGATCGTGGGTACAACGCCGCTGCTGGTGACCGATAACGGTAAACGTCCGCTGGCTGCCGGGCGGGTATTTAACGAGGGATTTGAAGCCGTGGTGGGCGCACAAACGGGTTTGACGCCGGGTGATACATTCAGCCCGATTCACGGGCAGGTCGGAGCCGAGGGCGTACATGCCCATGATGCGGTGACGTATACGGTCGTCGGCGTGCTGCCGCCGGACGGCAGCGCCTGGGATAAGGCAATTCTGGCGCCGATGGATGCGGTATGGCGGGTGCACGGCATTCAGCCGCCCGACGATGCACATGAAACTGACACGGCTCAGCATAGCGAGACGGATGAACAGCATGATGTCCAACCGGCCGGCGCGGATGGACAGGGGGGGGCGCGTCAGGCGGGCGTCCCGGCGATAGTGGTTAAACCCAAGAGCATCGCCGGGGCGTATCAACTGCGCTCGCTGTATCGCAACAGTACGACACAGGCGGTTTTCCCTGGGGAAGTGTTGGTGAAACTCTACGGTATTCTGGGTGATATTCGTGAACTGCTGGCGTATATCACGCTGGGTACGCAGGGGCTGGTTGGCGTTGCCGTGGCGATGGTCGCCGTGATCCATCTTAGACAGCGGCAGAAGCAAATTGGTGCGCTGCGGGCGTTTGGCGCACCGCGCTATGGTGTTTTCGCGCTCATCTGGTGCGGGCTGATGTCGCTGGTCAGCATCGGTGTGATGTTGGGCGTTGCGATAGGGTATGCCGCCGCACGGGTTATTGCCGTGATCATGAGTGAGAAGAGTGGTTTTGTCCTGCCCGTCACGCTGGAACAGGAAGACGTGACTTTTGTCCTGATTCTGCTGTTGGTTGCCGCCGCGGTACTGACTATACCTGCGATGCTGTCTTACCGACAGTCGCCCGCTGCGGCGCTGCGGGGGGAGTGA
- a CDS encoding Tex family protein, with product MNDSLSQIIASELQARTEQVDAAVRLLDEGNTVPFIARYRKEVTGGLDDTQLRLLETRLSYLRELDDRRQTILKSISEQGKLTDQLAAAINRTLSKTELEDLYLPYKPKRRTRGQIAIEAGLAPLADSLWQDPSQEPELAAQDYIDAEKGVADTKAALDGARYILMERFAEDAALLAKVRNYLWKNAHLVSRVVEGKEDEGAKFRDYFDHHEPIAQMPSHRALAMFRGRNEGILQLALNADPQFEEAPRESHCEQIIIDHLNLRLGHAAADSWRRAVINWTWRVKVLLHLETELMAGVREKAEDEAINVFARNLHDLLMAAPAGMRATMGLDPGLRTGVKVAVVDATGKLVATDTIYPHTGQAAKAAAIVAALCIKHQVELVAIGNGTASRETERFFLDTQKQFPAIQAQKVIVSEAGASVYSASELAAQEFPDLDVSLRGAVSIARRLQDPLAELVKIDPKSIGVGQYQHDVSQSLLAKKLDAVVEDCVNAVGVDLNTASVALLTRVAGLTRMMAQNVVAWRDEHGRFRSREQLLKVSRLGPKAFEQCAGFLRINQGDNPLDASTVHPEAYPIVQRILAATEQALQDLMGNPSALRSLKPADFTDERFGVPTVTDIIKELEKPGRDPRPEFKTANFADGVETMNDLVPGMILEGAVTNVTNFGAFVDIGVHQDGLVHISSLADRFVDDPHKVVKAGDIVKVKVMEVDLQRKRIALTMRLDEQPGDTAARRGGNGNARDNNTSARSGAGKPRPRPATPSSAGNSAMSDALAAAFRKR from the coding sequence ATGAATGATTCATTAAGCCAGATTATCGCCAGCGAATTGCAGGCGCGAACGGAGCAAGTGGACGCCGCCGTCCGCCTGCTGGACGAAGGAAACACCGTCCCTTTTATCGCGCGTTACCGCAAGGAAGTGACCGGCGGGCTGGATGATACCCAGTTACGCTTGTTGGAAACCCGCCTGAGCTACCTGCGTGAACTGGACGATCGGCGCCAGACTATTCTGAAATCCATCAGCGAACAGGGAAAACTGACCGACCAACTCGCCGCCGCCATTAACCGAACTCTGAGCAAGACTGAACTGGAAGATCTCTACCTGCCGTACAAGCCCAAACGCCGCACCCGCGGACAGATAGCCATTGAAGCCGGTCTGGCGCCGTTGGCGGATAGCCTGTGGCAAGATCCCTCTCAGGAACCGGAACTGGCTGCTCAGGATTACATTGATGCTGAAAAAGGCGTAGCCGACACCAAAGCGGCGTTGGACGGCGCACGTTATATTCTGATGGAACGTTTCGCGGAAGACGCAGCGCTGTTGGCGAAGGTGCGAAACTATTTGTGGAAAAACGCGCATCTGGTATCCCGCGTGGTGGAAGGCAAAGAGGATGAAGGGGCGAAATTCCGCGATTATTTCGACCATCACGAACCCATTGCTCAGATGCCGTCCCACCGTGCGCTGGCGATGTTCCGCGGTCGCAATGAAGGCATTCTGCAACTGGCGCTGAACGCCGATCCGCAGTTTGAAGAAGCGCCGCGTGAAAGCCATTGCGAACAGATTATTATCGACCACCTGAACTTGCGTTTAGGTCATGCGGCGGCGGATAGCTGGCGGCGTGCGGTCATCAACTGGACGTGGCGCGTCAAAGTGCTGCTGCACCTTGAAACCGAACTGATGGCCGGCGTGCGGGAAAAAGCGGAAGACGAGGCGATCAATGTTTTCGCCCGCAACCTGCACGATTTGCTGATGGCGGCGCCGGCGGGCATGCGCGCCACCATGGGTCTCGATCCCGGTTTACGTACCGGTGTCAAAGTGGCGGTGGTGGACGCCACTGGCAAGCTGGTCGCCACCGACACGATCTATCCCCACACCGGCCAAGCAGCCAAAGCCGCGGCCATCGTCGCCGCCCTGTGCATTAAACATCAGGTTGAACTGGTGGCGATTGGCAACGGCACCGCCTCACGTGAAACCGAGCGCTTCTTCCTCGATACGCAAAAACAGTTCCCTGCTATCCAGGCGCAGAAAGTCATCGTGAGCGAAGCCGGGGCATCGGTGTATTCGGCCTCTGAACTGGCCGCGCAGGAGTTTCCCGATCTGGATGTATCCCTGCGCGGCGCGGTTTCCATTGCCCGCCGTTTGCAGGACCCGCTGGCCGAACTGGTGAAGATAGACCCGAAATCCATCGGTGTCGGTCAGTATCAGCATGACGTCAGCCAGAGTCTGCTGGCGAAAAAACTGGACGCGGTGGTGGAAGATTGTGTAAACGCCGTCGGCGTCGATCTGAATACCGCCTCCGTCGCGCTGTTGACCCGCGTTGCGGGCCTGACGCGCATGATGGCGCAGAACGTGGTGGCCTGGCGCGACGAACACGGCCGCTTCCGCAGCCGGGAACAGTTGCTGAAAGTCAGCCGGCTGGGGCCGAAAGCGTTTGAGCAGTGTGCGGGCTTTCTGCGCATTAATCAGGGCGACAACCCGCTGGACGCGTCCACCGTTCACCCGGAAGCCTACCCTATCGTGCAGCGCATTCTGGCCGCCACGGAGCAGGCGCTACAAGATCTGATGGGCAACCCCAGCGCCCTGCGCAGCCTGAAACCGGCCGATTTTACCGATGAGCGCTTTGGTGTGCCGACCGTTACCGACATCATCAAAGAGCTGGAGAAACCAGGCCGCGACCCGCGCCCCGAGTTCAAAACCGCCAACTTTGCCGATGGCGTGGAAACCATGAACGATCTGGTGCCGGGCATGATCCTGGAAGGGGCGGTCACCAACGTGACCAACTTCGGCGCATTTGTGGATATCGGCGTTCATCAGGACGGTTTGGTACACATTTCCTCTCTCGCCGACCGGTTCGTCGACGATCCCCACAAGGTGGTGAAAGCCGGGGATATCGTGAAGGTAAAGGTGATGGAAGTGGATCTGCAACGCAAGCGTATCGCACTGACGATGCGGCTGGACGAACAACCGGGCGACACCGCAGCACGACGAGGCGGCAACGGTAACGCACGCGACAACAATACGTCTGCGCGTTCAGGCGCAGGCAAACCCCGGCCTCGCCCAGCCACCCCATCCTCCGCGGGCAATAGCGCCATGAGTGATGCATTAGCGGCGGCGTTTAGGAAGCGCTGA
- a CDS encoding citrate synthase, translating into MTARRSALAIDGQEKITLEMRSGVMGKQAVDIRPLGAQGLCSYDPGFANTAGCESAITYIDAVNSVLLHRGFPVEQLAEQCDFTEVCFILLHGEAPSPEEFEAFTNNITRHTLIHEQIARMFSGFRRDAHPMALMCAVVGALAAFYHDVLDIDDAEHRELAAVRLLSKMPTLAAMCYKYSVEQPSVYPRNALSYTGNFLHMLFSVPAEEYEVNPVLERAMNRILILHADHGQCPSTMAVRASGSSGANPFACIAAGLASMWGPMHGGANEDCMRMLEEIKTVDRIPEFVKRAKEGGNVLRLMGFGNSVYQHFDPRAAILRKTCDEVLAELGMEDSLLQVAIKLEHIAMTDAYFLEKKLYPSADFYTAVILKAMGLPPSMFTVISAVGRTIGWIAHWNEMHNQPEVKIYRPCQIYTGKPRRDYVSRLDK; encoded by the coding sequence ATGACAGCAAGACGGTCTGCGTTGGCGATAGACGGACAGGAAAAGATTACGCTGGAAATGCGTTCTGGTGTGATGGGGAAACAGGCTGTGGATATCCGTCCGCTTGGCGCGCAGGGGTTATGCAGCTACGATCCCGGCTTTGCCAACACCGCCGGATGTGAATCTGCCATTACTTATATTGATGCGGTGAACAGCGTGTTGCTGCATCGGGGATTTCCGGTTGAGCAACTGGCGGAGCAGTGCGACTTTACCGAGGTCTGCTTCATTCTGCTGCACGGTGAGGCGCCTTCGCCGGAAGAATTTGAGGCATTTACCAACAATATTACCCGCCACACCCTGATTCATGAACAAATTGCGCGTATGTTCAGCGGGTTTCGCCGCGACGCGCATCCGATGGCGCTGATGTGTGCGGTAGTGGGGGCGCTGGCCGCATTCTACCATGATGTGCTGGACATTGATGACGCGGAGCATCGTGAATTGGCTGCGGTTCGTCTGCTGTCCAAAATGCCGACGCTGGCGGCAATGTGCTACAAATATTCCGTCGAGCAGCCATCCGTCTATCCCCGCAATGCTTTATCTTATACCGGTAATTTCCTGCATATGCTGTTTTCTGTTCCGGCGGAAGAATATGAAGTAAATCCGGTACTGGAACGCGCGATGAACCGCATTCTGATTCTGCATGCCGATCACGGTCAATGTCCGTCCACCATGGCGGTGAGAGCATCCGGCTCTTCCGGCGCCAACCCGTTTGCCTGTATCGCCGCAGGGCTGGCTTCGATGTGGGGGCCGATGCACGGCGGCGCGAATGAAGACTGTATGCGTATGCTGGAAGAGATTAAAACCGTGGACCGCATCCCGGAGTTTGTGAAGCGCGCAAAAGAGGGGGGCAATGTATTACGTCTAATGGGATTCGGCAATTCGGTGTACCAGCATTTCGACCCGCGGGCAGCCATTCTGCGTAAAACCTGTGACGAGGTGCTGGCGGAACTGGGCATGGAAGATAGCCTGCTTCAGGTGGCGATTAAGCTGGAGCACATTGCCATGACAGATGCATATTTTCTGGAAAAAAAACTGTATCCCAGCGCGGATTTTTATACCGCGGTGATCCTTAAAGCGATGGGGCTGCCGCCGTCGATGTTTACGGTCATCTCCGCGGTGGGGCGCACCATCGGGTGGATTGCGCACTGGAATGAAATGCACAACCAGCCGGAAGTGAAGATCTACCGCCCTTGTCAGATTTATACCGGTAAACCTCGCCGTGACTATGTGTCCCGGCTGGATAAATAA
- the poxB gene encoding ubiquinone-dependent pyruvate dehydrogenase, whose protein sequence is MKQTVAALIAKTLESAGVKRIWGVTGDSLNGLSDSLNRMGTIEWMPTRHEEVAAFAAGAEAQISGELSVCAGSCGPGNLHLINGLFDCHRNRVPVLAIAAHIPSSEIGSGYFQETHPQELFRECSHYCELVSNPEQLPQVLGIAMRKAILDRGVSVVVLPGDVALKPAPEDAVSNWYPPQQPVIRPNDDELRKLADVLNKAKNITLMCGSGCADAHDEVVQLAAMLKSPVVHALRGKEYIEYDNPYSVGMTGLIGFSSGYHAMMNAETLVLLGTKFPYRAFYPAGADIIQIDINPGSIGAHCHADMALIGDIKSTLTALLPLLENKTHRAFLDKALEHYADARKGLDDLATANDKQAIHPQYLAQQISHYASEDAIFTCDVGTPTVWAARYLKMNGKRRLIGSFSHGSMANAMPQALGAQSIDRNRQVISMSGDGGFSMLMGDFLSVAQLKLPVKIVVFNNSVLGFVALEMKAGGYLTDGTELVNPDFAAIANACGVKGIRVEKASELNDAIEEAFAYDGPALLDVITATEELVIPPQIKLDQAKGFSLYMMRAIISGRGDELIELAKTNWWR, encoded by the coding sequence ATGAAACAGACTGTTGCCGCATTAATCGCTAAGACTCTGGAAAGTGCCGGCGTAAAACGTATTTGGGGCGTAACCGGGGATTCGCTTAACGGATTGAGCGATAGCCTGAATCGCATGGGCACTATCGAATGGATGCCAACCCGCCATGAAGAGGTGGCGGCTTTTGCCGCAGGCGCAGAAGCGCAGATTAGCGGAGAACTGTCGGTTTGCGCCGGTTCTTGCGGACCGGGAAACCTGCATCTGATTAACGGTCTGTTTGACTGCCATCGTAATCGCGTTCCGGTACTCGCTATCGCCGCGCATATTCCTTCCAGTGAAATCGGCTCCGGCTACTTCCAGGAAACCCATCCGCAAGAGCTATTTCGCGAATGCAGCCACTACTGCGAGCTCGTCTCCAATCCCGAACAGTTGCCGCAGGTATTGGGTATCGCAATGCGTAAAGCGATCCTTGACCGCGGTGTTTCAGTGGTCGTGTTGCCTGGCGATGTGGCGCTAAAGCCCGCCCCCGAAGACGCGGTATCGAACTGGTATCCGCCGCAACAGCCTGTGATTCGGCCAAACGATGATGAATTGCGCAAGCTGGCCGACGTGTTGAATAAGGCAAAAAACATTACCCTGATGTGCGGCAGCGGTTGCGCTGACGCGCATGATGAAGTCGTGCAGTTGGCCGCTATGCTGAAATCGCCGGTGGTGCATGCATTGCGCGGCAAAGAATATATTGAATATGATAACCCGTATAGCGTCGGCATGACCGGCCTGATCGGTTTCTCATCCGGCTACCACGCAATGATGAACGCCGAGACGCTGGTGCTGCTGGGGACTAAATTCCCTTATCGCGCGTTCTATCCGGCCGGTGCCGACATTATTCAAATCGATATCAATCCCGGCAGTATTGGCGCGCACTGCCATGCTGATATGGCGCTGATTGGCGATATCAAATCCACGTTAACCGCCCTGTTGCCCCTGTTGGAAAACAAAACCCATCGCGCCTTTCTCGACAAGGCGTTGGAGCACTACGCCGACGCGCGCAAAGGGCTTGACGATTTGGCGACCGCGAATGATAAGCAAGCGATTCATCCGCAGTATCTGGCACAGCAGATCAGCCACTACGCGAGTGAAGACGCCATTTTCACCTGTGACGTGGGGACGCCGACGGTATGGGCCGCGCGCTATCTGAAAATGAACGGCAAGCGCCGTCTGATCGGCTCATTCAGCCACGGTTCGATGGCCAATGCGATGCCTCAAGCGCTGGGCGCACAATCGATCGACCGCAATCGCCAGGTCATCTCCATGAGCGGCGACGGCGGCTTCAGCATGCTGATGGGAGATTTTCTCTCTGTCGCACAGCTCAAACTGCCGGTAAAAATCGTGGTATTCAACAATAGCGTACTGGGGTTTGTCGCCTTGGAGATGAAAGCGGGCGGTTACCTGACCGACGGTACTGAACTCGTTAATCCTGACTTCGCTGCCATTGCCAACGCTTGCGGTGTCAAAGGCATTCGCGTGGAGAAAGCCTCCGAACTGAATGACGCGATTGAAGAAGCGTTTGCTTACGATGGCCCGGCTCTGCTTGATGTCATCACCGCCACCGAGGAACTGGTGATACCTCCCCAAATCAAACTGGATCAGGCAAAAGGCTTTAGCCTCTACATGATGCGGGCCATTATCAGCGGACGCGGCGATGAACTGATCGAACTGGCGAAAACCAATTGGTGGCGATAA
- a CDS encoding lysophospholipid acyltransferase family protein, with protein MFSLDAILQDLAPHRHTPLWQKTLLRTLLFENEIQQFSQRYPYLKGLDLVEQILDYFHLDCEMVEGDLENIPSQGPVVLVANHPIGSLDGLALLRTVASVRPDVRVVASQLLCYVEPLKNLFFSVDNFTNRTKRQQFNAIQQYLNNDGAIIVFPAGEVSRISLKGIRDGHWHNGFIRMASKARAPVVPIHISGRNSNLFYLSSLIYRPLSTLLLVREMFRQQGQRLKLRIGARIPYATWSQGDWQANDLAARFRRHVYRLGQGKPGCFSGEKPIALGEDRVMLKRALAECEMLGTTPDGKIVYLYQRGEEDYVPILRELGRLREIAFRAVGEGSGQRRDLDSYDDDYLHLILWDEHDLEIVGAYRFIPTAKQIAGKGKNGLYSHSLFHYGEEMNPILASGIELGRSFIQPKYWGKRGLDYLWLGIGAYLARYPQYRYLFGPVSLSGTLPPTARDLLIAFYRLHFAPDQSLAQSRRPYPASLPDVLKQFEGKDYQQDLTRLKSMLGNMGCAIPTLYKQYSEVCEPGGVRFIDFGIDPDFNNCIDGLVLVDLQQLKASRYQRYIAPFVDENAAVTSNGD; from the coding sequence ATGTTTAGCTTAGATGCCATTCTGCAAGACCTAGCACCTCATCGTCATACGCCCCTCTGGCAAAAAACCCTACTACGAACGTTACTGTTCGAGAACGAAATCCAACAGTTTTCTCAGCGATACCCCTACCTCAAAGGGTTGGATCTGGTCGAGCAAATTCTGGATTACTTTCATCTCGACTGTGAGATGGTTGAAGGGGATTTGGAAAACATCCCCAGTCAGGGACCGGTGGTACTGGTTGCCAATCACCCGATTGGCTCACTGGACGGATTGGCGCTGCTACGCACGGTTGCCAGCGTCAGGCCGGACGTGCGTGTCGTGGCCAGCCAGTTGCTCTGTTACGTAGAACCGTTAAAAAACCTGTTCTTTTCCGTTGATAACTTTACTAACCGCACCAAGCGGCAACAATTTAACGCCATACAGCAATACCTGAATAATGACGGTGCGATTATCGTTTTCCCGGCTGGGGAAGTGTCCCGCATCAGCCTGAAAGGTATTCGCGACGGCCACTGGCACAACGGTTTTATCCGCATGGCGAGCAAAGCGCGCGCGCCCGTGGTTCCTATTCACATCAGCGGGCGTAACAGCAACCTGTTTTACCTCTCTTCGCTGATCTATCGGCCGCTCTCCACCCTGCTGCTGGTCAGGGAAATGTTTCGTCAGCAAGGACAAAGGCTCAAACTACGCATAGGCGCTCGCATCCCTTATGCCACCTGGAGCCAGGGCGACTGGCAGGCAAACGATCTTGCCGCCCGCTTTCGACGCCACGTTTATCGGTTGGGACAGGGAAAGCCCGGCTGTTTTTCCGGTGAGAAACCCATCGCCCTGGGCGAAGATCGCGTCATGTTGAAGCGGGCATTGGCGGAGTGCGAAATGCTGGGCACCACACCCGATGGAAAAATCGTCTACCTGTATCAGCGCGGCGAAGAAGACTACGTTCCGATCCTGCGCGAACTGGGACGTCTGCGGGAAATTGCCTTTCGCGCCGTCGGGGAAGGTTCCGGCCAGCGCCGCGATCTGGACAGTTACGATGATGATTATCTGCACCTGATTTTGTGGGACGAGCACGATCTGGAAATCGTCGGCGCCTATCGCTTTATCCCCACAGCGAAGCAGATTGCCGGGAAAGGGAAAAACGGTCTTTACAGCCACAGCCTGTTTCACTACGGCGAAGAGATGAATCCGATATTGGCGTCAGGTATTGAACTGGGGCGCAGTTTCATCCAGCCCAAATACTGGGGCAAACGCGGTCTGGACTACCTCTGGTTAGGCATTGGCGCTTATCTGGCGCGTTATCCGCAGTATCGATATTTATTCGGCCCGGTTTCGCTGTCCGGCACCCTGCCGCCAACGGCACGCGATTTGCTGATCGCCTTTTATCGTCTGCACTTCGCGCCGGACCAGTCACTGGCCCAATCCCGCCGTCCCTATCCGGCGTCGCTGCCTGATGTTCTGAAACAATTTGAAGGTAAGGATTATCAGCAGGATCTGACACGGCTGAAAAGCATGCTGGGCAATATGGGCTGCGCCATTCCCACCCTGTATAAACAGTATTCGGAAGTTTGCGAACCCGGCGGCGTACGGTTTATCGATTTTGGCATCGACCCAGACTTCAACAACTGTATCGACGGGCTGGTTCTGGTTGATTTGCAACAGCTTAAGGCCTCCCGTTACCAGCGTTATATCGCACCATTTGTTGATGAAAATGCTGCCGTAACGTCAAACGGGGATTAG